A stretch of the Leishmania donovani BPK282A1 complete genome, chromosome 21 genome encodes the following:
- a CDS encoding peroxin 14, putative, whose translation MAAEVPAQPQAALEAPLPEPEQPSSSELDADTTVQSAIRFLQDSRVRRSPVESQIRFLKGKGVPDEQIKYALAKVGRTVTAEKIASVRAPPANAAPTGATATACTTPLSAQLKTARQNAPVTMTPGPQYTQTLFPHSPPPPQVERQTKTVDWRDVVIGAGAAMLSGFSAYKLFNRYSPYEFRRKTDKKSRLYRGSSSRPRSANIASSGSETDASSTPQRGCVPPLPPPPPMAAAAEPSVSAASPAALTEEVKRLQTELDEAKEALANERKKCADLAVSAAKIRADKQQLSRANDRLTQQIDGLKKDIERLEREKSSAVGEATQTTAEGAVAAAPGPPSTYFPSVTTEGEQARNSPEVTSVTSASAPNSDVVPVLPVVPSPEAPATATAAPAMPDPITEAVQVAPASAAAVAPAPELPPVVVAASTPYADAAAPVATVTEVAAPLLPIGGAEPPKAGDGTPMSIG comes from the coding sequence atgGCGGCAGAAGTCCCGGCGCAGCCTCAGGCAGCTCTGGAAgctccgctgccggagcCAGAGCAGCCGTCTTCGTCGGAACTGGACGCTGATACAACGGTTCAGTCCGCCATCCGCTTCTTGCAAGATTCACGCGTGCGGCGCTCGCCGGTCGAGTCGCAGATCCGTTTCCTCAAGGGTAAAGGCGTGCCAGATGAACAGATAAAGTACGCCCTCGCCAAGGTAGGAAGGACAGTCACAGCGGAGAAGATTGCCTCTGTTCGTGCCCCGCCCGCCAACGCAGCACCAACCGGtgccacggcgacggcgtgtaCCACCCCTCTTTCTGCACAGCTCAAGACGGCGCGGCAAAACGCGCCAGTGACCATGACGCCAGGTCCGCAGTACACACAAACGCTGTTTCCTCACTcgcccccaccaccgcagGTGGAGCGGCAGACGAAGACAGTGGACTGGCGTGACGTCGTGattggcgccggcgccgccatgctTTCCGGGTTTTCTGCGTACAAACTCTTCAACCGGTACTCCCCTTACGAATTTCGTCGCAAGACGGATAAGAAGTCGCGGCTGTATCGCGGGTCCTCCTCACGGCCCCGCTCCGCCAACATCGCGTCTTCGGGGAGCGAAACAGATGCGTCATCAACGCCGCAGCGTGGCTGtgtgcctccgctgccgccaccaccaccgatggctgccgctgctgagccaAGTGTGTCGGCTGCCTCACCAGCCGCCCTCACTGAGGAGGTGAAGAGGCTGCAGACGGAGCTGGACGAGGccaaggaggcgctggctAATGAGCGGAAAAAATGCGCCGACCTCGCCGTGAGCGCGGCGAAGATCCGCGCGgacaagcagcagctgagTAGGGCCAACGATCGCCTCACACAGCAGATTGACGGTCTCAAGAAGGATATAGAAAGgctggagagggagaagagctctgccgtcggcgaggcgacgcagacgaCAGCGGAAggggcagtggcggcggcccctGGGCCTCCCTCGACGTACTTCCCATCGGTGACGACGGAGGGCGAGCAGGCGCGAAATTCACCAGAGGTGACATCGGTGACGAGCGCATCCGCGCCGAATTCTGACGTGGTGCCCGTTCTACCCGTCGTGCCATCACCCGAGGCGCCAGCGACCGCTACTGCCGCTCCTGCCATGCCGGACCCCATCACAGAGGCTGTCCAGGTTGCAcccgcatccgccgccgctgttgcgccGGCTCCTGAGTTACCCCCGGTTGTCGTTGCGGCGTCCACCCCGTACGCGGATGCCGCAGCTCCTGTCGCTACTGTCACGGAGGTGGCTGCGCCCCTGCTTCccatcggcggcgcagagccgcCGAAGGCAGGTGACGGCACTCCGATGTCGATTGGCTAA